In Anabaena sphaerica FACHB-251, a genomic segment contains:
- the miaA gene encoding tRNA (adenosine(37)-N6)-dimethylallyltransferase MiaA produces MTKLIVICGATATGKSGLALSLARRLGSVILSADSRQVYREFDIGTAKPTVAEQKLIPHYLIDICAPTETMTVADYQEQAQALIASLGVSPLLLVGGTGLYIRSIVQGMKIPRVSPQPELRSQLESLGQHQLYLMLQQVDAIAAQKIHANDLVRTLRALEVYYVTGIPISEQQGENPPKYPILQICLDSEPENLDIRIRKRTEQMIADGLVAEVEYLSHKYGADLSLLNTLGYQEIKQYLASEITLDDATDLIALHTRQFAKRQRTWFRQSANIEYFDMDNPDLLEQVLQRINDFIINP; encoded by the coding sequence ATGACTAAATTAATTGTAATTTGTGGCGCTACAGCAACGGGTAAATCGGGTTTGGCTTTGAGTTTAGCTAGGCGCTTGGGTTCGGTGATTTTGAGTGCTGATTCCCGTCAAGTATACCGTGAGTTTGACATCGGAACAGCTAAACCAACTGTGGCAGAACAGAAGTTAATACCACATTATCTAATTGATATCTGTGCGCCAACCGAGACTATGACAGTAGCAGATTATCAGGAGCAAGCACAAGCGTTAATTGCTAGTCTTGGTGTTTCTCCATTGTTGTTGGTTGGTGGAACGGGTTTATATATACGTTCTATTGTTCAGGGTATGAAAATTCCCAGAGTCTCACCACAACCAGAATTGCGATCGCAACTCGAATCTTTAGGTCAACATCAACTTTACCTGATGTTGCAACAAGTTGATGCGATCGCCGCCCAAAAAATTCATGCTAACGATTTAGTGCGGACTTTAAGAGCATTAGAAGTATATTATGTTACTGGAATTCCTATTTCGGAACAGCAAGGGGAAAACCCACCTAAGTATCCGATTTTACAAATTTGTTTAGATTCTGAACCAGAAAATTTAGATATCAGAATTCGTAAACGTACTGAACAAATGATAGCAGATGGCTTAGTTGCTGAAGTTGAATATTTATCTCACAAATATGGTGCGGATTTATCTTTGTTGAATACTTTGGGATATCAAGAAATCAAGCAATATTTAGCTAGTGAAATTACTTTAGATGACGCTACAGATTTAATTGCTTTGCACACAAGACAATTCGCAAAGCGTCAACGAACTTGGTTTAGACAATCTGCTAATATTGAATATTTTGATATGGATAATCCTGATTTATTAGAACAGGTTTTACAGCGAATAAATGATTTTATTATAAACCCATAA
- a CDS encoding type II toxin-antitoxin system HigB family toxin, translating into MHLISIRTLREDAAKYPDIKKQIDNWYETVKKVEWQNLEDVRKIYQDAEAVGNFTIFNIKGNDYRLIVGINYETKKVYYKYLLTHAEYNKEKWKNDDYF; encoded by the coding sequence ATGCACCTTATTTCCATTCGCACCCTCCGCGAAGATGCAGCTAAATATCCCGATATCAAAAAACAAATTGATAATTGGTATGAAACTGTTAAAAAGGTCGAATGGCAAAATTTAGAGGATGTGCGTAAAATTTACCAAGATGCTGAAGCAGTTGGCAATTTTACTATTTTTAATATCAAAGGTAATGATTACCGATTGATTGTAGGAATTAATTATGAGACAAAAAAGGTTTATTACAAATACTTGCTAACTCACGCGGAATACAATAAAGAGAAATGGAAAAATGACGATTACTTTTGA
- a CDS encoding antibiotic biosynthesis monooxygenase family protein, with the protein MILEAVILYIKPGLEKDFESTFKKASTIISAMNGYLSHELHQCIEVQGKYLLLVKWENLEAHTVVFRGSVEYQEWKKLLHHFYEPFPTVEHFEEVEI; encoded by the coding sequence ATGATTCTTGAGGCAGTAATATTGTATATTAAGCCTGGACTAGAAAAGGATTTTGAATCTACTTTCAAAAAGGCTTCTACTATTATTTCTGCAATGAATGGATATTTGTCCCATGAACTTCATCAATGTATAGAAGTCCAAGGTAAATACTTATTACTTGTCAAATGGGAAAATCTGGAAGCGCATACTGTAGTTTTTAGAGGTTCAGTTGAGTACCAAGAGTGGAAGAAATTGCTCCACCATTTTTATGAGCCATTTCCCACTGTTGAACACTTTGAAGAAGTAGAAATATAG
- a CDS encoding homocysteine biosynthesis protein — translation MRTIAEINEKIDQKRAVVWTVEELKTRVAEIGITKAAKEVDVITTGTFEPMESSGAIINLGHTDPPIKIRRCWLDGVPAYSGFGAVDLYVGASCAVEAMDGEELRERGGGHVIQDLIAGKPIQVRALGQVTDCYPRATFETTVTSDTINQFYLFNPRNLYQNFIVGVNGGDRPLHTYLGPLQPRLGNAVYSNPGAISPLLNDPDLQLVGIGTRIFLGGGIGYVAWEGTQHFPLQKRLANRTPIGPSATLALIGDAKQMDARWVRGCYFKSYGPSLMLGVGVPLPVLNETVIEHCAVLDKDLVAPIVDFSIPRRVRPTFGLVSYAQLKSGKITIEGKAVRVAPLASMFLSRQVALELKQWIEAGTFTLTEPVSTMPMDRAFLPQDRWTDF, via the coding sequence ATGCGAACTATTGCGGAAATTAATGAAAAAATCGACCAAAAACGCGCCGTAGTGTGGACGGTTGAAGAATTAAAAACACGAGTAGCAGAAATCGGGATCACCAAAGCTGCCAAAGAAGTTGATGTCATTACCACCGGCACCTTTGAACCAATGGAATCAAGCGGTGCAATTATTAATTTAGGACATACTGACCCACCGATCAAAATTCGCCGCTGCTGGTTAGATGGCGTGCCAGCATATTCTGGTTTTGGTGCAGTAGATTTATACGTGGGTGCTAGTTGTGCTGTAGAAGCTATGGACGGGGAAGAACTCCGAGAACGTGGAGGTGGCCACGTCATTCAAGATTTAATTGCAGGTAAACCGATACAAGTACGAGCTTTAGGACAAGTTACCGACTGTTACCCAAGAGCAACTTTTGAAACGACTGTCACCAGTGACACTATCAATCAGTTCTATTTATTTAATCCGCGTAATCTGTATCAAAATTTTATTGTTGGGGTAAATGGAGGCGATCGCCCACTTCACACTTATCTTGGACCCCTCCAACCCCGTTTAGGTAATGCAGTTTATTCAAATCCCGGTGCTATTTCTCCGCTCCTCAATGATCCCGATTTACAACTTGTAGGGATTGGGACAAGAATATTCTTAGGTGGTGGAATCGGTTATGTAGCTTGGGAAGGTACACAGCACTTCCCCTTACAAAAACGTTTAGCTAATCGGACACCTATTGGACCATCAGCCACTTTAGCCTTAATTGGTGATGCCAAACAAATGGATGCTCGTTGGGTGCGGGGTTGTTACTTCAAAAGTTACGGACCGTCTTTAATGTTGGGTGTTGGTGTCCCACTTCCGGTTTTAAACGAAACAGTAATTGAACATTGTGCTGTACTAGATAAAGACTTAGTAGCACCAATAGTAGACTTTTCCATTCCTCGTCGCGTCCGTCCCACCTTTGGTTTAGTCAGTTACGCTCAACTCAAATCGGGGAAGATCACCATAGAGGGTAAAGCGGTGCGTGTTGCTCCTTTAGCCAGTATGTTTCTCTCACGGCAAGTTGCTCTAGAGTTGAAACAGTGGATAGAAGCAGGCACATTTACCCTCACAGAGCCAGTTTCAACGATGCCAATGGATCGTGCTTTTTTGCCCCAAGACCGTTGGACAGACTTTTAA
- a CDS encoding TMEM165/GDT1 family protein: MLTAFTAGLLLITISELGDKTFFIAVILSMQHSRRVVFAGVTAALAAMTVLSVIFGQILSTLTQGSKLYVHYGEIVLFIAFGLKLLYDASKMPVACDTEVIEEAKEAVEKADLDSQQKSLWSMLLKSFVLTFIAEWGDRTQIATIALAASNNPMGVTLGAILGHAICAAIAVIGGRLIAGKISERQITFLGGFLFIIFGIVAAIEGS, encoded by the coding sequence GTGTTAACAGCATTTACAGCAGGTTTACTACTAATTACCATTTCCGAATTAGGTGATAAAACCTTTTTTATCGCTGTAATTTTGTCCATGCAGCACTCACGACGGGTAGTGTTTGCTGGTGTGACAGCGGCTTTAGCAGCTATGACAGTTTTATCAGTGATATTTGGACAAATACTGTCTACTTTAACACAAGGCTCAAAACTTTATGTTCATTATGGGGAAATAGTTTTGTTTATTGCCTTTGGCTTAAAACTGCTCTACGATGCCAGTAAAATGCCTGTGGCTTGTGATACAGAAGTAATAGAAGAAGCAAAAGAAGCAGTAGAAAAGGCAGATTTAGACAGTCAGCAAAAAAGCTTATGGTCAATGTTACTGAAATCCTTTGTATTAACATTTATAGCAGAGTGGGGCGATCGCACACAAATAGCTACCATTGCCCTAGCAGCGAGTAACAACCCTATGGGTGTAACTTTGGGAGCCATTTTAGGACACGCCATCTGCGCTGCGATCGCCGTTATCGGTGGTAGATTAATTGCAGGTAAAATTTCCGAACGACAAATTACCTTCCTTGGCGGCTTTCTGTTTATTATCTTCGGTATAGTCGCCGCCATAGAAGGAAGTTGA
- a CDS encoding chlorophyll a/b-binding protein, which produces MTNATKTITSVPEDRNGWRWGFTPQAEIWNGRLAMIGFLSAALIELFSGQGFLHFWGIM; this is translated from the coding sequence ATGACTAACGCAACAAAAACTATTACTTCCGTACCTGAAGACCGTAACGGTTGGCGTTGGGGATTTACCCCACAAGCAGAAATTTGGAATGGACGCTTGGCTATGATTGGCTTTTTATCGGCTGCGCTGATTGAGCTTTTTTCTGGTCAAGGCTTCCTGCACTTCTGGGGTATTATGTAA
- the rpoD gene encoding RNA polymerase sigma factor RpoD, whose protein sequence is MNQANNVLDSIYQPDLEMINPPEIEEELLLIEDEEDLLLTDDGEIDDFLEPQTDEDDAKSGKAAKSRRRTQSKKKHYTEDSIRLYLQEIGRIRLLRADEEIELARKIADLLELERVRDQLCEQLEREPEFKEWAEAVQLPLPTFRYRLHVGRRAKDKMVQSNLRLVVSIAKKYMNRGLSFQDLIQEGSLGLIRAAEKFDHEKGYKFSTYATWWIRQAITRAIADQSRTIRLPVHLYETISRIKKTTKLLSQEMGRKPTEEEIATRMEMTIEKLRFIAKSAQLPISLETPIGKEEDSRLGDFIESDGETPEDQVSKNLLREDLEKVLDSLSPRERDVLRLRYGLDDGRMKTLEEIGQIFNVTRERIRQIEAKALRKLRHPNRNSVLKEYIR, encoded by the coding sequence ATGAACCAGGCTAACAACGTACTCGATAGCATTTATCAGCCTGACCTAGAAATGATAAATCCGCCTGAGATCGAAGAAGAACTCTTATTAATCGAGGATGAAGAGGACTTACTGCTTACCGATGACGGCGAAATTGATGATTTTTTAGAGCCTCAGACTGATGAGGACGACGCAAAGTCTGGAAAAGCCGCTAAATCGCGTCGTCGGACACAAAGCAAGAAAAAGCACTATACCGAAGATTCGATTCGCCTTTACCTCCAAGAAATTGGTCGTATCCGTTTGTTACGCGCAGACGAAGAAATTGAACTGGCGCGGAAAATCGCTGATTTACTGGAATTAGAAAGAGTAAGGGATCAGCTGTGCGAACAGTTAGAACGGGAACCTGAATTTAAAGAGTGGGCAGAAGCAGTACAACTGCCATTACCAACTTTCCGTTATCGCCTCCACGTCGGCCGCAGGGCGAAAGATAAAATGGTGCAATCGAACCTACGCCTTGTGGTTTCCATTGCCAAAAAATACATGAATCGTGGCTTGTCCTTCCAAGATTTGATTCAAGAAGGCAGTCTTGGTTTGATTCGCGCAGCTGAAAAATTCGACCACGAAAAAGGTTATAAGTTTTCTACCTACGCTACATGGTGGATTCGTCAAGCAATTACAAGAGCGATCGCTGATCAATCTCGTACCATCCGTCTACCGGTTCACCTCTATGAAACCATATCACGGATCAAGAAAACTACCAAACTTCTATCTCAAGAGATGGGTCGCAAACCTACAGAAGAAGAAATTGCAACTCGCATGGAAATGACCATCGAGAAACTGCGGTTTATTGCCAAATCTGCCCAGCTACCAATTTCTCTAGAAACACCCATTGGGAAAGAAGAAGATTCCCGGTTAGGCGATTTTATTGAATCTGATGGAGAAACACCAGAAGACCAAGTTTCAAAAAATCTGCTTCGAGAAGACCTAGAAAAAGTTCTTGACAGTCTCAGCCCCCGCGAAAGAGATGTTTTGAGACTACGCTACGGCTTAGATGATGGCAGAATGAAAACTCTGGAAGAAATCGGTCAGATTTTCAACGTTACCCGCGAACGAATTCGCCAAATTGAGGCCAAAGCACTCCGCAAATTACGTCACCCCAATCGTAACAGTGTCCTCAAGGAATATATTCGGTAG
- the gyrB gene encoding DNA topoisomerase (ATP-hydrolyzing) subunit B: MTSSYSADQIQVLEGLEAVRKRPGMYIGTTGPRGLHHLVYEVVDNSVDEALAGHCTHVEVDINADGSVTVTDDGRGIPVDIHPKTGKSALETVLTVLHAGGKFGGGGYKVSGGLHGVGISVVNALSEFVEVTVWRDKKVHNQRYERSFPVTELVAKPYKEDRTGTSITFKPDTQIFTTSIEFDYITLSGRLRELAYLNAGVRIIFTDHRLEILKSDTPKVEIYEYKGGIKEYIAYMNREKQPLHEEIIYVQGERNNVQVEVSLQWCTDAYTDNVLGFANNIRTIDGGTHLEGLKAVLTRTLNAIARKRNKIKENESNLSGEHVREGLTAVISVKVPDPEFEGQTKTKLGNTEVRGIVDSFVGEVLTEYLEFHPAIADAILDKAIQAFKAAEAARHARELVRRKSVLESSPLPGKLADCSSRDPSESEIFIVEGDSAGGSAKQGRDRRTQAILPLRGKIINIEKTDDAKIYKNTEIQSLITALGLGVKGEEFDASQLRYHRVVIMTDADVDGAHIRTLLLTFFYRYQRALIEQGFIYIACPPLYKVERGKNYQYCYSDRELHQHIATLPANANYTIQRFKGLGEMMPEQLWTTTMNHETRTLKRVEIEDAAEADRIFTILMGDRVAPRREFIETYGSKLNLTDLDI, translated from the coding sequence ATGACGAGCAGTTACAGTGCCGATCAGATTCAAGTTCTGGAAGGTCTGGAAGCCGTCCGCAAACGACCAGGGATGTACATCGGTACTACAGGTCCGCGAGGACTCCATCATTTAGTTTACGAGGTAGTCGACAACTCTGTTGATGAAGCTTTGGCTGGTCACTGTACCCATGTTGAGGTGGATATCAATGCTGATGGTTCCGTGACTGTAACAGATGATGGTCGGGGTATTCCTGTTGATATTCACCCAAAAACGGGGAAATCGGCTTTAGAAACGGTGTTAACTGTTCTCCATGCCGGTGGTAAGTTTGGTGGTGGTGGCTACAAAGTTTCAGGTGGTTTACACGGTGTTGGTATTTCTGTTGTTAACGCCCTATCTGAATTTGTGGAAGTTACGGTTTGGCGAGACAAAAAGGTACATAACCAGAGATATGAAAGGAGTTTCCCTGTTACGGAATTGGTAGCAAAGCCTTATAAAGAAGATAGAACTGGTACTTCTATTACCTTCAAGCCAGATACACAAATTTTTACCACCAGCATAGAATTCGATTACATTACTTTATCAGGTCGCTTGCGCGAGTTGGCGTATTTGAATGCTGGTGTAAGAATTATTTTCACGGATCATCGTTTAGAAATTCTTAAAAGCGACACACCTAAGGTAGAAATTTACGAATACAAAGGTGGTATTAAAGAGTATATCGCCTACATGAATCGTGAGAAACAGCCTCTTCATGAAGAAATTATTTATGTGCAAGGGGAACGCAATAATGTTCAGGTGGAAGTTTCTTTGCAATGGTGTACTGATGCTTACACTGATAATGTGTTAGGTTTTGCTAATAATATTCGCACTATTGATGGTGGTACTCACTTAGAAGGGTTAAAGGCAGTTTTAACGAGAACATTAAATGCGATCGCTCGCAAACGGAATAAAATTAAAGAAAATGAATCTAACCTCAGTGGTGAACACGTCCGCGAAGGTTTAACCGCAGTTATTTCTGTGAAAGTCCCTGATCCTGAATTTGAAGGACAAACCAAAACTAAACTTGGTAATACAGAAGTTCGTGGTATCGTTGATTCTTTTGTGGGTGAAGTTCTCACAGAATACCTAGAATTTCACCCAGCTATAGCTGATGCGATTTTAGATAAGGCTATTCAAGCCTTTAAAGCCGCTGAAGCTGCCCGTCATGCACGGGAGTTAGTCAGACGAAAATCAGTCCTAGAATCGTCTCCTTTGCCCGGTAAATTAGCAGATTGTAGCTCCCGTGATCCCTCAGAATCCGAGATTTTCATCGTCGAAGGCGATTCAGCGGGTGGTAGCGCCAAACAAGGACGCGATCGCCGGACGCAAGCAATTCTCCCCCTCCGTGGTAAAATCATCAACATCGAAAAAACCGATGATGCCAAAATTTATAAAAATACCGAAATTCAATCTTTAATTACTGCGCTGGGTTTGGGTGTTAAAGGGGAAGAATTCGACGCTTCTCAACTACGTTATCATCGTGTCGTGATTATGACTGACGCTGATGTGGATGGGGCGCATATCCGGACTTTGTTGCTAACTTTCTTTTATCGTTATCAAAGGGCGCTGATTGAACAAGGTTTCATTTATATTGCTTGTCCGCCACTATACAAAGTGGAACGGGGAAAAAATTATCAGTATTGTTATAGCGATCGCGAATTGCACCAGCACATCGCTACGCTACCAGCCAACGCCAACTATACCATCCAGCGTTTCAAAGGTTTGGGGGAAATGATGCCCGAACAGCTGTGGACAACAACAATGAACCATGAAACCCGTACTCTCAAACGAGTGGAAATTGAAGACGCAGCCGAAGCTGATCGGATATTTACCATTTTAATGGGCGATCGCGTTGCACCCAGACGGGAATTTATTGAAACCTATGGTTCCAAACTTAACCTCACTGATCTAGACATCTAA
- a CDS encoding helix-turn-helix domain-containing protein, with product MTITFDDKTYSQLLAEIAPQVIETEAEYERLLKVVEFLTFKKNLTPEERALDKLIVRLIEDYEEENYPMDKSTPYEILQHIMESSGIRQADLVRILGSSSGVVSEVVNGKRSISKAQAKALGEYFKVSPSLFI from the coding sequence ATGACGATTACTTTTGACGATAAAACCTATAGTCAATTACTAGCTGAAATCGCTCCTCAAGTAATTGAAACTGAAGCTGAGTATGAACGTCTTTTAAAAGTTGTAGAATTTCTAACTTTTAAAAAAAATCTTACCCCAGAGGAGCGAGCTTTAGATAAATTGATTGTCAGACTAATTGAAGATTATGAGGAAGAAAATTATCCTATGGATAAGTCTACTCCTTATGAAATTTTACAACATATCATGGAATCTAGCGGAATTCGTCAAGCTGACTTAGTACGTATTCTTGGTTCTAGCAGCGGTGTGGTTTCTGAAGTTGTAAATGGTAAACGTTCCATTAGTAAAGCACAAGCAAAAGCTTTGGGAGAATATTTTAAGGTTTCTCCTAGTTTGTTTATTTGA
- a CDS encoding tetratricopeptide repeat protein translates to MSQPRNRWIIQVVLFIAVAAFIGVSLIPIIGAFNNSQPVGQNTSSSPINSSSSEQKSKLADEIRGYELVLQREPENQAALKGLLQARLQLLSQKGSGEVKPTDIQAVIEPLEKLAKLNPQQSEYAVLLAQAKQQIGDKEGAAQTYRSILVTKPGDLKALQGMVNLQLSQQRPEAAIGLLQETLSTASQANTIQPGSVDVVAVQVLLGSVYALQKNNTQAISLYEQAIKKDPQDFRPVLAKAMLLKEQGKVDEAKSLFDSATALAPAQYKDEINKAAAIPTPTPSASPESTPSPETTSSP, encoded by the coding sequence GTGTCTCAACCACGTAATCGGTGGATAATTCAGGTTGTCTTATTTATAGCAGTTGCCGCTTTTATTGGGGTTTCCCTCATACCCATAATTGGGGCTTTCAATAATTCCCAACCAGTAGGGCAAAATACTAGCAGCAGCCCTATCAATTCTAGTTCATCTGAGCAAAAGTCAAAATTGGCAGATGAAATTCGGGGTTATGAACTGGTTTTACAACGAGAACCAGAAAATCAAGCCGCACTCAAGGGGCTTTTGCAAGCGCGGTTACAATTACTCAGTCAAAAAGGCAGTGGTGAAGTTAAACCGACTGATATTCAAGCGGTAATTGAACCTTTGGAGAAGTTGGCTAAATTAAATCCACAACAGTCTGAGTATGCTGTGCTACTAGCACAAGCAAAGCAGCAAATTGGCGATAAGGAAGGTGCAGCCCAAACTTATCGCTCTATTTTAGTAACAAAACCTGGTGATCTCAAAGCTTTACAGGGGATGGTGAATTTACAACTCAGTCAGCAACGTCCAGAAGCTGCTATTGGCTTGTTGCAAGAAACTTTATCTACGGCTTCTCAAGCAAATACAATTCAGCCTGGAAGTGTTGATGTAGTCGCTGTACAGGTGCTTTTAGGTAGCGTCTACGCTTTACAGAAAAACAATACTCAAGCTATCTCTTTATACGAGCAAGCAATTAAAAAAGATCCTCAAGATTTTCGTCCCGTTTTAGCAAAGGCTATGCTTTTAAAAGAACAAGGTAAGGTTGATGAAGCAAAATCTTTGTTTGATAGTGCTACAGCTTTAGCACCTGCTCAGTATAAAGACGAGATTAACAAGGCAGCAGCAATACCTACTCCTACCCCTTCAGCATCACCGGAAAGTACGCCATCACCAGAAACTACATCTAGTCCATAA